A single region of the Ferroacidibacillus organovorans genome encodes:
- the dnaJ gene encoding molecular chaperone DnaJ — translation MSKRDYYEVLGVSKNASQDEIKKSFRALARKLHPDVNKDDPDAEAKFKEANEAYEVLSDTEKRAQYDRFGHQEQGAGGFGGAGGFGGFQGGDFGGINDIFDMFFGGGGRQRGPQRGADLEYSLTIEFKDAAFGLKKEIEIPRTETCDVCQGTGAKPGTKVETCATCKGAGVQEFVTNTPLGRMVNRRTCPTCQGTGKRIVTPCTACRGAGTVRQRRKIEVNIPAGVDTGTRMRIANAGEAGDHGAPPGDLYIVIRVKTHDFFRREGNDVFCEIPITFVQAALGDEITVPTLYGRETVRIPAGTQTGTVFPLRGKGMPRLGNGVAKGDQHVRVNVQTPTKLTDRQRELLRELGRELGEETHEQSKNLFERMKSALRGI, via the coding sequence GTGAGCAAACGGGACTATTATGAGGTGCTCGGGGTCAGTAAAAACGCTTCGCAGGATGAGATTAAAAAGTCGTTTCGCGCGCTCGCCCGCAAGTTGCACCCTGATGTGAACAAAGACGATCCAGATGCCGAAGCAAAGTTTAAAGAAGCGAACGAAGCGTACGAAGTGCTGAGCGACACAGAAAAGCGCGCACAGTATGACCGTTTTGGCCATCAGGAGCAAGGGGCTGGCGGCTTCGGCGGCGCCGGAGGGTTTGGCGGTTTCCAAGGCGGGGATTTTGGCGGCATCAATGATATTTTTGATATGTTTTTTGGCGGTGGTGGACGCCAGCGGGGACCGCAGCGCGGCGCTGATCTTGAGTATTCCTTGACGATTGAATTCAAGGACGCGGCCTTTGGTCTGAAAAAAGAAATCGAAATTCCGCGAACCGAGACGTGTGACGTCTGCCAAGGAACTGGGGCAAAACCTGGAACAAAGGTGGAGACGTGCGCCACCTGCAAAGGTGCGGGCGTCCAGGAGTTTGTGACAAACACGCCGCTTGGAAGAATGGTCAACCGCCGAACCTGTCCGACCTGTCAAGGGACGGGGAAACGGATCGTTACGCCGTGTACGGCGTGTCGCGGAGCGGGAACGGTGCGCCAGCGTCGTAAAATTGAGGTAAACATCCCGGCGGGGGTTGATACGGGCACGCGAATGCGCATTGCAAACGCCGGAGAGGCGGGCGATCACGGTGCGCCGCCAGGCGATTTGTATATTGTGATCCGCGTGAAGACTCACGATTTCTTTCGGCGCGAAGGAAACGATGTGTTTTGTGAGATTCCGATCACGTTTGTGCAGGCGGCACTTGGTGACGAGATCACGGTGCCCACGCTCTATGGACGCGAGACGGTGCGCATTCCTGCGGGAACGCAGACGGGTACGGTGTTTCCACTGCGCGGAAAAGGCATGCCGCGCCTGGGAAATGGTGTGGCCAAAGGGGATCAGCACGTGCGGGTAAATGTGCAGACGCCAACGAAGCTTACCGATCGTCAACGCGAGCTGTTGCGTGAACTCGGACGTGAACTTGGCGAGGAGACGCATGAACAGTCGAAGAACCTTTTTGAGCGGATGAAAAGCGCGTTGCGTGGGATCTGA